In the Campylobacter sputorum subsp. sputorum genome, TTTATCAAAACTTATAGCACAAAATAAACTCAGCGGTGATTTAGAGCTATTTAGCCCAAAAAATCCTACTATTTTTAAGCTTAGTATAAAACAAAATTTGGATATAGCATGAACAATAAATTTGATGTATTAAAAGATCGTAGTATTATGGTTGTAGATGATGATGAACTTACAAGGATGGCTGTAAGTGGTGGGTTAAAAAGGTATTGTGAGAATTTTTATACGGCTAGTGATGGTTTGGATGGGCTTGAAAAATTTAAAAAACATAGAATTGATCTCATAATAACAGACATACATATGCCAAATTTTAATGGTCTTGATATGATGAATGAGATTTTAAAGCTAAAACCTGATCAAACTTTTATAGTAGTAACTTCATTTGATACTGATGAAAATTTATTTGAAAGCATGAAAAAGGGCGCCATATCTTTTATAAAAAAACCCATAATGATGGAAAATTTACAAAATGCTGTTGTAATGGCACTTTTTAAGATTGAAGACAAGGTTATAAAGCTAAATGATTGTATTATAGTGAATGTTACAAAGGAAAAAATTTATAAAAATGGCGAAGAAGTATATCTTTCAAAACTTGAAAATGCTATATTTTGGCTACTTTGTTTTAATATAGAAAATTTAGTTAGTTATGATATGATTGAAGATTTTGCTTATGATGGCAATAGTGTAAAAATAGGCACAATCCATACTGTTATAATGCGTATAAAAAAGCAGTTAAATGATATAAATTTAAGCAATATTTCTGGTAGCGGGTATGTTCTTAAAAAAGCTTAAATTAAAATTTATAATAAAATGATTTTTCTCA is a window encoding:
- a CDS encoding response regulator, translating into MNNKFDVLKDRSIMVVDDDELTRMAVSGGLKRYCENFYTASDGLDGLEKFKKHRIDLIITDIHMPNFNGLDMMNEILKLKPDQTFIVVTSFDTDENLFESMKKGAISFIKKPIMMENLQNAVVMALFKIEDKVIKLNDCIIVNVTKEKIYKNGEEVYLSKLENAIFWLLCFNIENLVSYDMIEDFAYDGNSVKIGTIHTVIMRIKKQLNDINLSNISGSGYVLKKA